A genomic segment from Drosophila miranda strain MSH22 chromosome 3, D.miranda_PacBio2.1, whole genome shotgun sequence encodes:
- the LOC117185701 gene encoding uncharacterized protein LOC117185701 isoform X6 — protein MSRPFYQQEPIFYQRPVNIKRLRHPAGSVYGRSYSLEEEHQHQQENVVPVYPKFIYANQRHPNQLPLYQLGDSLSSLDSDFVDDYNGPYIVEQPVPPPTPKVVQNLNALGRLLDLLQRWPLPCLSFNTACICSLIIIFLAPRTCAQSLLFPAFRLFFGTLYPAYASYKAVRTKNVKEYVKWMMYWIVFAFFTCIETFTDIFISWFPFYYEVKVVLVFWLLSPATKGSSTLYRKFVHPMLTRHEQEIDEYLTQATERGYSAVLQLGSKGVNYATNVIMQTAIKGGGNLVQTIKRSYSLSDLSEPDMHRTQDELDVVMRSPMSSSVVMRTQPTATRLLRPRNQTPVGRSASGTRHSTGMYFTEVDVTAKNAGDFNYNIRSQDDISSGYSSAEPISGLSRTSSMTNASKGRVKSKRNEDKSMSTSCTTLPRTSSRRTEKSQIGMATSSSSQAKTRNKSEK, from the exons atgaGCCGGCCATTCTATCAGCAGGAGCCGATTTTCTATCAGCGGCCAGTTAATATTAAACGCCTGCGTCACCCGGCAGGAAGCGTCTATGGGCGCAGCTACTCGCTGGAGGAAGAGCACCAGCATCAGCAGGAGAATGTAGTCCCCGTCTATCCAAAGTTCATTTATGCCAACCAGCGGCATCCGAATCAGCTGCCGTTATACCAGCTAGGGGACTCTCTTAGCTCTTTGGACAGTGATTTCGTAGATGATTACAATGGCCCCTACATAGTCGAGCAGCCCGTGCCTCCGCCCACTCCCAAAGTCGTGCAGAATCTGAACGCACTGGGCAGACTCCTAGATTTGCTGCAGCGCTGGCCATTGCCTTGTCTCTCCTTCAACACAGCCTGCATCTGTTCGCTCATCATTATATTTTTAGCGCCGCGGACTTGTGCACAGAGTTTATTGTTTCCCGCTTTCAGATTGTTCTTCGGCACCCTATATCCGGCCTATGCTTCGTACAAGGCGGTGCGCACCAAGAACGTTAAGGAATAC GTAAAATGGATGATGTACTGGATTGTCTTTGCATTTTTCACCTGCATTGAAACATTCACAGACATCTTTATATCCTGGTTTCCATTCTACTATGAGGTCAAGGTGGTTCTGGTATTCTGGCTGCTATCGCCAGCCACAAAGGGCAGCTCCACATTGTATCGCAAGTTTGTGCATCCCATGTTGACGCGCCACGAACAG GAAATCGACGAATATTTGACTCAGGCCACAGAGCGGGGATATTCGGCGGTGCTACAACTGGGCTCCAAAGGAGTCAACTATGCCACCAATGTCATAATGCAGACAGCCATAAAG GGCGGCGGCAATCTGGTTCAGACGATCAAGAGGAGCTACAGCCTCAGTGATCTGAGCGAGCCAGATATGCACCGCACCCAGGATGAGCTGGACGTGGTGATGAGGTCGCCCATGTCCTCGTCGGTGGTGATGCGCACACAGCCAACTGCAACGCGACTCCTACGGCCACGCAACCAGACGCCCGTGGGCAGATCTGCCAGCGGCACGCGTCACTCCACTGGGATGTACTTTACGGAGGTAGATGTGACCGCCAAGAATGCGGGTGACTTCAA CTACAACATACGCAGCCAGGATGACATCAGCTCTGGCTACTCCAGTGCCGAACCGATTAGTGGACTCAGTCGCACTTCGTCCATGACAAATGCTTCCAAGGGCCGTGTCAAGTCCAAGCGCAATGAG GACAAATCCATGTCTACTAGCTGCACCACCTTGCCCAGGACCAGCAGCCGCAGGACTGAAAAATCCCAGATAGGAATGGCAACATCATCTTCTAGCCAGGCCAAGACGCGAAACAAGTCGGAAAAGTAG
- the LOC117185701 gene encoding uncharacterized protein LOC117185701 isoform X1 produces the protein MSRPFYQQEPIFYQRPVNIKRLRHPAGSVYGRSYSLEEEHQHQQENVVPVYPKFIYANQRHPNQLPLYQLGDSLSSLDSDFVDDYNGPYIVEQPVPPPTPKVVQNLNALGRLLDLLQRWPLPCLSFNTACICSLIIIFLAPRTCAQSLLFPAFRLFFGTLYPAYASYKAVRTKNVKEYVKWMMYWIVFAFFTCIETFTDIFISWFPFYYEVKVVLVFWLLSPATKGSSTLYRKFVHPMLTRHEQEIDEYLTQATERGYSAVLQLGSKGVNYATNVIMQTAIKGGGNLVQTIKRSYSLSDLSEPDMHRTQDELDVVMRSPMSSSVVMRTQPTATRLLRPRNQTPVGRSASGTRHSTGMYFTEVDVTAKNAGDFNYNIRSQDDISSGYSSAEPISGLSRTSSMTNASKGRVKSKRNEQLLEEMRDEVFLENQLYFQDVRQERAEELKGFHNVERITHHEVDEEDAEEDDFYEAMPLIKTDEEERAAELEVLSCGEPKKEDPFEAENMKTKDEAVEHLIPTETKTKTLQTDEPIRSDEATPTTESKLTDLAAPVIDPFVLVVRSLATDTDPEPSERSRPVSPRELRATLEEIKHSFRAQLEPEVQMSPSPSPSLRPRAVHGKGRAPPPPPPRPPKRHSLSPQPDAISQTSTGSVERKSGIGQLFQNIKANVLRNKANPSQLAAPMPDEPVPVRETEI, from the exons atgaGCCGGCCATTCTATCAGCAGGAGCCGATTTTCTATCAGCGGCCAGTTAATATTAAACGCCTGCGTCACCCGGCAGGAAGCGTCTATGGGCGCAGCTACTCGCTGGAGGAAGAGCACCAGCATCAGCAGGAGAATGTAGTCCCCGTCTATCCAAAGTTCATTTATGCCAACCAGCGGCATCCGAATCAGCTGCCGTTATACCAGCTAGGGGACTCTCTTAGCTCTTTGGACAGTGATTTCGTAGATGATTACAATGGCCCCTACATAGTCGAGCAGCCCGTGCCTCCGCCCACTCCCAAAGTCGTGCAGAATCTGAACGCACTGGGCAGACTCCTAGATTTGCTGCAGCGCTGGCCATTGCCTTGTCTCTCCTTCAACACAGCCTGCATCTGTTCGCTCATCATTATATTTTTAGCGCCGCGGACTTGTGCACAGAGTTTATTGTTTCCCGCTTTCAGATTGTTCTTCGGCACCCTATATCCGGCCTATGCTTCGTACAAGGCGGTGCGCACCAAGAACGTTAAGGAATAC GTAAAATGGATGATGTACTGGATTGTCTTTGCATTTTTCACCTGCATTGAAACATTCACAGACATCTTTATATCCTGGTTTCCATTCTACTATGAGGTCAAGGTGGTTCTGGTATTCTGGCTGCTATCGCCAGCCACAAAGGGCAGCTCCACATTGTATCGCAAGTTTGTGCATCCCATGTTGACGCGCCACGAACAG GAAATCGACGAATATTTGACTCAGGCCACAGAGCGGGGATATTCGGCGGTGCTACAACTGGGCTCCAAAGGAGTCAACTATGCCACCAATGTCATAATGCAGACAGCCATAAAG GGCGGCGGCAATCTGGTTCAGACGATCAAGAGGAGCTACAGCCTCAGTGATCTGAGCGAGCCAGATATGCACCGCACCCAGGATGAGCTGGACGTGGTGATGAGGTCGCCCATGTCCTCGTCGGTGGTGATGCGCACACAGCCAACTGCAACGCGACTCCTACGGCCACGCAACCAGACGCCCGTGGGCAGATCTGCCAGCGGCACGCGTCACTCCACTGGGATGTACTTTACGGAGGTAGATGTGACCGCCAAGAATGCGGGTGACTTCAA CTACAACATACGCAGCCAGGATGACATCAGCTCTGGCTACTCCAGTGCCGAACCGATTAGTGGACTCAGTCGCACTTCGTCCATGACAAATGCTTCCAAGGGCCGTGTCAAGTCCAAGCGCAATGAG CAGTTGCTGGAGGAGATGAGAGACGAGGTATTTTTGGAGAATCAGCTATACTTTCAAGATGTTCGCCAGGAAAGGGCAGAAGAATTAAAGGGTTTTCACAATGTCGAGAGGATCACACATCATGAAGTTGATGAAGAGGATGCAGAAGAGGATGACTTCTATGAAGCCATGCCGTTGATAAAAACAGATGAAGAAGAGAGAGCCGCAGAGCTCGAAGTTCTGTCATGTGGAGAACCAAAGAAAGAAGATCCATTTGAAGCGGAAAATATGAAAACCAAAGACGAGGCAGTGGAGCATTTGATTCCAACTGAAACCAAGACAAAAACTTTGCAAACAGATGAACCTATTCGGTCGGATGAAGCCACTCCAACCACCGAGAGCAAACTAACTGATTTAGCAGCACCCGTCATAGATCCTTTTGTGCTGGTAGTACGCTCTTtggccacagatacagatccGGAACCGTCCGAACGATCGAGGCCAGTGTCGCCACGGGAACTGCGCGCCACTTTGGAGGAGATCAAGCACAGCTTTCGGGCCCAACTAGAGCCAGAGGTACAGATGTCACCTTCTCCCTCCCCTTCGCTGCGTCCCAGGGCCGTGCATGGTAAGGGACGAGCAccaccgcctccgcctccgcggCCACCAAAGCGACACTCGCTGAGTCCCCAACCAGATGCCATTAGCCAGACGTCGACTGGCAGTGTAGAACGCAAGTCAGGTATCGGCCAACTGTTCCAGAATATCAAAGCTAACGTGCTGCGTAACAAAGCTAATCCCAGTCAGCTGGCAGCCCCCATGCCAGACGAGCCAGTGCCGGTTAGGGAGACGGAGATCTAA
- the LOC117185701 gene encoding uncharacterized protein LOC117185701 isoform X2 translates to MSRPFYQQEPIFYQRPVNIKRLRHPAGSVYGRSYSLEEEHQHQQENVVPVYPKFIYANQRHPNQLPLYQLGDSLSSLDSDFVDDYNGPYIVEQPVPPPTPKVVQNLNALGRLLDLLQRWPLPCLSFNTACICSLIIIFLAPRTCAQSLLFPAFRLFFGTLYPAYASYKAVRTKNVKEYVKWMMYWIVFAFFTCIETFTDIFISWFPFYYEVKVVLVFWLLSPATKGSSTLYRKFVHPMLTRHEQEIDEYLTQATERGYSAVLQLGSKGVNYATNVIMQTAIKGGGNLVQTIKRSYSLSDLSEPDMHRTQDELDVVMRSPMSSSVVMRTQPTATRLLRPRNQTPVGRSASGTRHSTGMYFTEVDVTAKNAGDFNYNIRSQDDISSGYSSAEPISGLSRTSSMTNASKGRVKSKRNELLEEMRDEVFLENQLYFQDVRQERAEELKGFHNVERITHHEVDEEDAEEDDFYEAMPLIKTDEEERAAELEVLSCGEPKKEDPFEAENMKTKDEAVEHLIPTETKTKTLQTDEPIRSDEATPTTESKLTDLAAPVIDPFVLVVRSLATDTDPEPSERSRPVSPRELRATLEEIKHSFRAQLEPEVQMSPSPSPSLRPRAVHGKGRAPPPPPPRPPKRHSLSPQPDAISQTSTGSVERKSGIGQLFQNIKANVLRNKANPSQLAAPMPDEPVPVRETEI, encoded by the exons atgaGCCGGCCATTCTATCAGCAGGAGCCGATTTTCTATCAGCGGCCAGTTAATATTAAACGCCTGCGTCACCCGGCAGGAAGCGTCTATGGGCGCAGCTACTCGCTGGAGGAAGAGCACCAGCATCAGCAGGAGAATGTAGTCCCCGTCTATCCAAAGTTCATTTATGCCAACCAGCGGCATCCGAATCAGCTGCCGTTATACCAGCTAGGGGACTCTCTTAGCTCTTTGGACAGTGATTTCGTAGATGATTACAATGGCCCCTACATAGTCGAGCAGCCCGTGCCTCCGCCCACTCCCAAAGTCGTGCAGAATCTGAACGCACTGGGCAGACTCCTAGATTTGCTGCAGCGCTGGCCATTGCCTTGTCTCTCCTTCAACACAGCCTGCATCTGTTCGCTCATCATTATATTTTTAGCGCCGCGGACTTGTGCACAGAGTTTATTGTTTCCCGCTTTCAGATTGTTCTTCGGCACCCTATATCCGGCCTATGCTTCGTACAAGGCGGTGCGCACCAAGAACGTTAAGGAATAC GTAAAATGGATGATGTACTGGATTGTCTTTGCATTTTTCACCTGCATTGAAACATTCACAGACATCTTTATATCCTGGTTTCCATTCTACTATGAGGTCAAGGTGGTTCTGGTATTCTGGCTGCTATCGCCAGCCACAAAGGGCAGCTCCACATTGTATCGCAAGTTTGTGCATCCCATGTTGACGCGCCACGAACAG GAAATCGACGAATATTTGACTCAGGCCACAGAGCGGGGATATTCGGCGGTGCTACAACTGGGCTCCAAAGGAGTCAACTATGCCACCAATGTCATAATGCAGACAGCCATAAAG GGCGGCGGCAATCTGGTTCAGACGATCAAGAGGAGCTACAGCCTCAGTGATCTGAGCGAGCCAGATATGCACCGCACCCAGGATGAGCTGGACGTGGTGATGAGGTCGCCCATGTCCTCGTCGGTGGTGATGCGCACACAGCCAACTGCAACGCGACTCCTACGGCCACGCAACCAGACGCCCGTGGGCAGATCTGCCAGCGGCACGCGTCACTCCACTGGGATGTACTTTACGGAGGTAGATGTGACCGCCAAGAATGCGGGTGACTTCAA CTACAACATACGCAGCCAGGATGACATCAGCTCTGGCTACTCCAGTGCCGAACCGATTAGTGGACTCAGTCGCACTTCGTCCATGACAAATGCTTCCAAGGGCCGTGTCAAGTCCAAGCGCAATGAG TTGCTGGAGGAGATGAGAGACGAGGTATTTTTGGAGAATCAGCTATACTTTCAAGATGTTCGCCAGGAAAGGGCAGAAGAATTAAAGGGTTTTCACAATGTCGAGAGGATCACACATCATGAAGTTGATGAAGAGGATGCAGAAGAGGATGACTTCTATGAAGCCATGCCGTTGATAAAAACAGATGAAGAAGAGAGAGCCGCAGAGCTCGAAGTTCTGTCATGTGGAGAACCAAAGAAAGAAGATCCATTTGAAGCGGAAAATATGAAAACCAAAGACGAGGCAGTGGAGCATTTGATTCCAACTGAAACCAAGACAAAAACTTTGCAAACAGATGAACCTATTCGGTCGGATGAAGCCACTCCAACCACCGAGAGCAAACTAACTGATTTAGCAGCACCCGTCATAGATCCTTTTGTGCTGGTAGTACGCTCTTtggccacagatacagatccGGAACCGTCCGAACGATCGAGGCCAGTGTCGCCACGGGAACTGCGCGCCACTTTGGAGGAGATCAAGCACAGCTTTCGGGCCCAACTAGAGCCAGAGGTACAGATGTCACCTTCTCCCTCCCCTTCGCTGCGTCCCAGGGCCGTGCATGGTAAGGGACGAGCAccaccgcctccgcctccgcggCCACCAAAGCGACACTCGCTGAGTCCCCAACCAGATGCCATTAGCCAGACGTCGACTGGCAGTGTAGAACGCAAGTCAGGTATCGGCCAACTGTTCCAGAATATCAAAGCTAACGTGCTGCGTAACAAAGCTAATCCCAGTCAGCTGGCAGCCCCCATGCCAGACGAGCCAGTGCCGGTTAGGGAGACGGAGATCTAA
- the LOC117185701 gene encoding uncharacterized protein LOC117185701 isoform X3 yields the protein MSRPFYQQEPIFYQRPVNIKRLRHPAGSVYGRSYSLEEEHQHQQENVVPVYPKFIYANQRHPNQLPLYQLGDSLSSLDSDFVDDYNGPYIVEQPVPPPTPKVVQNLNALGRLLDLLQRWPLPCLSFNTACICSLIIIFLAPRTCAQSLLFPAFRLFFGTLYPAYASYKAVRTKNVKEYVKWMMYWIVFAFFTCIETFTDIFISWFPFYYEVKVVLVFWLLSPATKGSSTLYRKFVHPMLTRHEQEIDEYLTQATERGYSAVLQLGSKGVNYATNVIMQTAIKGGGNLVQTIKRSYSLSDLSEPDMHRTQDELDVVMRSPMSSSVVMRTQPTATRLLRPRNQTPVGRSASGTRHSTGMYFTEVDVTAKNAGDFNYNIRSQDDISSGYSSAEPISGLSRTSSMTNASKGRVKSKRNEQLLEEMRDEVFLENQLYFQDVRQERAEELKGFHNVERITHHEVDEEDAEEDDFYEAMPLIKTDEEERAAELEVLSCGEPKKEDPFEAENMKTKDEAVEHLIPTETKTKTLQTDEPIRSDEATPTTESKLTDLAAPVIDPFVLVVRSLATDTDPEPSERSRPVSPRELRATLEEIKHSFRAQLEPEVQMSPSPSPSLRPRAVHGKGRAPPPPPPRPPKRHSLSPQPDAISQTSTGSVERKSGQIHVY from the exons atgaGCCGGCCATTCTATCAGCAGGAGCCGATTTTCTATCAGCGGCCAGTTAATATTAAACGCCTGCGTCACCCGGCAGGAAGCGTCTATGGGCGCAGCTACTCGCTGGAGGAAGAGCACCAGCATCAGCAGGAGAATGTAGTCCCCGTCTATCCAAAGTTCATTTATGCCAACCAGCGGCATCCGAATCAGCTGCCGTTATACCAGCTAGGGGACTCTCTTAGCTCTTTGGACAGTGATTTCGTAGATGATTACAATGGCCCCTACATAGTCGAGCAGCCCGTGCCTCCGCCCACTCCCAAAGTCGTGCAGAATCTGAACGCACTGGGCAGACTCCTAGATTTGCTGCAGCGCTGGCCATTGCCTTGTCTCTCCTTCAACACAGCCTGCATCTGTTCGCTCATCATTATATTTTTAGCGCCGCGGACTTGTGCACAGAGTTTATTGTTTCCCGCTTTCAGATTGTTCTTCGGCACCCTATATCCGGCCTATGCTTCGTACAAGGCGGTGCGCACCAAGAACGTTAAGGAATAC GTAAAATGGATGATGTACTGGATTGTCTTTGCATTTTTCACCTGCATTGAAACATTCACAGACATCTTTATATCCTGGTTTCCATTCTACTATGAGGTCAAGGTGGTTCTGGTATTCTGGCTGCTATCGCCAGCCACAAAGGGCAGCTCCACATTGTATCGCAAGTTTGTGCATCCCATGTTGACGCGCCACGAACAG GAAATCGACGAATATTTGACTCAGGCCACAGAGCGGGGATATTCGGCGGTGCTACAACTGGGCTCCAAAGGAGTCAACTATGCCACCAATGTCATAATGCAGACAGCCATAAAG GGCGGCGGCAATCTGGTTCAGACGATCAAGAGGAGCTACAGCCTCAGTGATCTGAGCGAGCCAGATATGCACCGCACCCAGGATGAGCTGGACGTGGTGATGAGGTCGCCCATGTCCTCGTCGGTGGTGATGCGCACACAGCCAACTGCAACGCGACTCCTACGGCCACGCAACCAGACGCCCGTGGGCAGATCTGCCAGCGGCACGCGTCACTCCACTGGGATGTACTTTACGGAGGTAGATGTGACCGCCAAGAATGCGGGTGACTTCAA CTACAACATACGCAGCCAGGATGACATCAGCTCTGGCTACTCCAGTGCCGAACCGATTAGTGGACTCAGTCGCACTTCGTCCATGACAAATGCTTCCAAGGGCCGTGTCAAGTCCAAGCGCAATGAG CAGTTGCTGGAGGAGATGAGAGACGAGGTATTTTTGGAGAATCAGCTATACTTTCAAGATGTTCGCCAGGAAAGGGCAGAAGAATTAAAGGGTTTTCACAATGTCGAGAGGATCACACATCATGAAGTTGATGAAGAGGATGCAGAAGAGGATGACTTCTATGAAGCCATGCCGTTGATAAAAACAGATGAAGAAGAGAGAGCCGCAGAGCTCGAAGTTCTGTCATGTGGAGAACCAAAGAAAGAAGATCCATTTGAAGCGGAAAATATGAAAACCAAAGACGAGGCAGTGGAGCATTTGATTCCAACTGAAACCAAGACAAAAACTTTGCAAACAGATGAACCTATTCGGTCGGATGAAGCCACTCCAACCACCGAGAGCAAACTAACTGATTTAGCAGCACCCGTCATAGATCCTTTTGTGCTGGTAGTACGCTCTTtggccacagatacagatccGGAACCGTCCGAACGATCGAGGCCAGTGTCGCCACGGGAACTGCGCGCCACTTTGGAGGAGATCAAGCACAGCTTTCGGGCCCAACTAGAGCCAGAGGTACAGATGTCACCTTCTCCCTCCCCTTCGCTGCGTCCCAGGGCCGTGCATGGTAAGGGACGAGCAccaccgcctccgcctccgcggCCACCAAAGCGACACTCGCTGAGTCCCCAACCAGATGCCATTAGCCAGACGTCGACTGGCAGTGTAGAACGCAAGTCAG GACAAATCCATGTCTACTAG
- the LOC117185701 gene encoding uncharacterized protein LOC117185701 isoform X4, giving the protein MISSLISRLLILFFGTLYPAYASYKAVRTKNVKEYVKWMMYWIVFAFFTCIETFTDIFISWFPFYYEVKVVLVFWLLSPATKGSSTLYRKFVHPMLTRHEQEIDEYLTQATERGYSAVLQLGSKGVNYATNVIMQTAIKGGGNLVQTIKRSYSLSDLSEPDMHRTQDELDVVMRSPMSSSVVMRTQPTATRLLRPRNQTPVGRSASGTRHSTGMYFTEVDVTAKNAGDFNYNIRSQDDISSGYSSAEPISGLSRTSSMTNASKGRVKSKRNEQLLEEMRDEVFLENQLYFQDVRQERAEELKGFHNVERITHHEVDEEDAEEDDFYEAMPLIKTDEEERAAELEVLSCGEPKKEDPFEAENMKTKDEAVEHLIPTETKTKTLQTDEPIRSDEATPTTESKLTDLAAPVIDPFVLVVRSLATDTDPEPSERSRPVSPRELRATLEEIKHSFRAQLEPEVQMSPSPSPSLRPRAVHGKGRAPPPPPPRPPKRHSLSPQPDAISQTSTGSVERKSGIGQLFQNIKANVLRNKANPSQLAAPMPDEPVPVRETEI; this is encoded by the exons ATGATCAGCAGCTTGATTTCACGACTTCTAAT ATTGTTCTTCGGCACCCTATATCCGGCCTATGCTTCGTACAAGGCGGTGCGCACCAAGAACGTTAAGGAATAC GTAAAATGGATGATGTACTGGATTGTCTTTGCATTTTTCACCTGCATTGAAACATTCACAGACATCTTTATATCCTGGTTTCCATTCTACTATGAGGTCAAGGTGGTTCTGGTATTCTGGCTGCTATCGCCAGCCACAAAGGGCAGCTCCACATTGTATCGCAAGTTTGTGCATCCCATGTTGACGCGCCACGAACAG GAAATCGACGAATATTTGACTCAGGCCACAGAGCGGGGATATTCGGCGGTGCTACAACTGGGCTCCAAAGGAGTCAACTATGCCACCAATGTCATAATGCAGACAGCCATAAAG GGCGGCGGCAATCTGGTTCAGACGATCAAGAGGAGCTACAGCCTCAGTGATCTGAGCGAGCCAGATATGCACCGCACCCAGGATGAGCTGGACGTGGTGATGAGGTCGCCCATGTCCTCGTCGGTGGTGATGCGCACACAGCCAACTGCAACGCGACTCCTACGGCCACGCAACCAGACGCCCGTGGGCAGATCTGCCAGCGGCACGCGTCACTCCACTGGGATGTACTTTACGGAGGTAGATGTGACCGCCAAGAATGCGGGTGACTTCAA CTACAACATACGCAGCCAGGATGACATCAGCTCTGGCTACTCCAGTGCCGAACCGATTAGTGGACTCAGTCGCACTTCGTCCATGACAAATGCTTCCAAGGGCCGTGTCAAGTCCAAGCGCAATGAG CAGTTGCTGGAGGAGATGAGAGACGAGGTATTTTTGGAGAATCAGCTATACTTTCAAGATGTTCGCCAGGAAAGGGCAGAAGAATTAAAGGGTTTTCACAATGTCGAGAGGATCACACATCATGAAGTTGATGAAGAGGATGCAGAAGAGGATGACTTCTATGAAGCCATGCCGTTGATAAAAACAGATGAAGAAGAGAGAGCCGCAGAGCTCGAAGTTCTGTCATGTGGAGAACCAAAGAAAGAAGATCCATTTGAAGCGGAAAATATGAAAACCAAAGACGAGGCAGTGGAGCATTTGATTCCAACTGAAACCAAGACAAAAACTTTGCAAACAGATGAACCTATTCGGTCGGATGAAGCCACTCCAACCACCGAGAGCAAACTAACTGATTTAGCAGCACCCGTCATAGATCCTTTTGTGCTGGTAGTACGCTCTTtggccacagatacagatccGGAACCGTCCGAACGATCGAGGCCAGTGTCGCCACGGGAACTGCGCGCCACTTTGGAGGAGATCAAGCACAGCTTTCGGGCCCAACTAGAGCCAGAGGTACAGATGTCACCTTCTCCCTCCCCTTCGCTGCGTCCCAGGGCCGTGCATGGTAAGGGACGAGCAccaccgcctccgcctccgcggCCACCAAAGCGACACTCGCTGAGTCCCCAACCAGATGCCATTAGCCAGACGTCGACTGGCAGTGTAGAACGCAAGTCAGGTATCGGCCAACTGTTCCAGAATATCAAAGCTAACGTGCTGCGTAACAAAGCTAATCCCAGTCAGCTGGCAGCCCCCATGCCAGACGAGCCAGTGCCGGTTAGGGAGACGGAGATCTAA
- the LOC117185701 gene encoding receptor expression-enhancing protein 1 isoform X8 gives MISSLISRLLILFFGTLYPAYASYKAVRTKNVKEYVKWMMYWIVFAFFTCIETFTDIFISWFPFYYEVKVVLVFWLLSPATKGSSTLYRKFVHPMLTRHEQEIDEYLTQATERGYSAVLQLGSKGVNYATNVIMQTAIKGGGNLVQTIKRSYSLSDLSEPDMHRTQDELDVVMRSPMSSSVVMRTQPTATRLLRPRNQTPVGRSASGTRHSTGMYFTEVDVTAKNAGDFNYNIRSQDDISSGYSSAEPISGLSRTSSMTNASKGRVKSKRNEDKSMSTSCTTLPRTSSRRTEKSQIGMATSSSSQAKTRNKSEK, from the exons ATGATCAGCAGCTTGATTTCACGACTTCTAAT ATTGTTCTTCGGCACCCTATATCCGGCCTATGCTTCGTACAAGGCGGTGCGCACCAAGAACGTTAAGGAATAC GTAAAATGGATGATGTACTGGATTGTCTTTGCATTTTTCACCTGCATTGAAACATTCACAGACATCTTTATATCCTGGTTTCCATTCTACTATGAGGTCAAGGTGGTTCTGGTATTCTGGCTGCTATCGCCAGCCACAAAGGGCAGCTCCACATTGTATCGCAAGTTTGTGCATCCCATGTTGACGCGCCACGAACAG GAAATCGACGAATATTTGACTCAGGCCACAGAGCGGGGATATTCGGCGGTGCTACAACTGGGCTCCAAAGGAGTCAACTATGCCACCAATGTCATAATGCAGACAGCCATAAAG GGCGGCGGCAATCTGGTTCAGACGATCAAGAGGAGCTACAGCCTCAGTGATCTGAGCGAGCCAGATATGCACCGCACCCAGGATGAGCTGGACGTGGTGATGAGGTCGCCCATGTCCTCGTCGGTGGTGATGCGCACACAGCCAACTGCAACGCGACTCCTACGGCCACGCAACCAGACGCCCGTGGGCAGATCTGCCAGCGGCACGCGTCACTCCACTGGGATGTACTTTACGGAGGTAGATGTGACCGCCAAGAATGCGGGTGACTTCAA CTACAACATACGCAGCCAGGATGACATCAGCTCTGGCTACTCCAGTGCCGAACCGATTAGTGGACTCAGTCGCACTTCGTCCATGACAAATGCTTCCAAGGGCCGTGTCAAGTCCAAGCGCAATGAG GACAAATCCATGTCTACTAGCTGCACCACCTTGCCCAGGACCAGCAGCCGCAGGACTGAAAAATCCCAGATAGGAATGGCAACATCATCTTCTAGCCAGGCCAAGACGCGAAACAAGTCGGAAAAGTAG